In the genome of Xiphophorus hellerii strain 12219 chromosome 14, Xiphophorus_hellerii-4.1, whole genome shotgun sequence, the window tttttttattcctgcgACATCCGTCCAAAAGCTTCATAAACTGGAACCAAAGTCATAGCTGCTACAAAACCAAGCCGTTAGTTCACAAAGTCCAAATACCAATTAGAGCTCAAGCCAAAAGAGTCAGGAAGCAGAGTTCAGATCATTCCTGCCACTCTCTCCcatcacataaacacacaaacaggaaaaggagggaaaaaaacatgctaTGAGAAATGATATTGAATTTCCTCTGTATCATATTCTACACACTACAGAACTACACTCACTTTGTGATGTTTACCCTGACAGCGCCCTGACACCAGCCACTTTGCTTTTCTAGTTTTCACCTGGATCGCGAAGAGGCTCTAACAGCACGACATTCATATGAGCCAAGTGAATATTAATGGCTCAGCTGACATGGCCTCTGATGTCATCAAGCATGCagatttaattttcagttttaaaaataagactTCTTGTAAGTTTCCTTCACTCCAGCTTTAACTCAAAACTGCTGATGACTTCTAAGGTTTATTAGGAAATCGGTGACTGGAGGTTTCCTGGAGAACCCAGCATTAATATTCATAGGCACTAACTTTAGCAAGAAAGACTGAaaagatttctatttttatttaatatttttattggccATTATATTAGTTATAATCCATCCACTagaactaaagtaaaaaaatctgaacagcCAGACGTgagaattattattttgttcgGTAGTCTTGATTTCTTAAATCTTAAGTCCATAAAAGAAGCACATGGTAAATATGTTCTGAAAGCTAAataactttctaaaaaaaacaaaacaaaaaaaaaaacgtaacttTATCTCTGATGACATTCAGTGTGCCTCCTGTGGGACAGAAGTGGCAGACACGAAGCGGACGGGTCGGTGAACTCTGACCTGTGCAGGTGAATCACACATTGGTCATGCATAGGAGGGAGAGAGTTCAGCAGCCGGGTTGGAGCCGTGTCCATTCAGTATGCAGGGACACATGCAGACAGGACAGAACAGCTACAGTGTGGTGTCGACTCACTATTCACACTTCTGTCCCTTAAAGTAACATAAAGGTTGGACTGCAGGGCCAACACGTCACTATGGTTTTAAATCAGGTTCAAAAAACACCACGGAAACAATCACAAGTAGTAACCTTATTAAACAAAAGTCAGGATCAACAATATATTACAGGCTATATAGGGGAGGGGTGAAAACCTGTTCCAGCTTACACTATGACAAAACCCAAAAACAGAAGTTCAACAACAACCATTTCAGAAAGTGTTCCTATCATCTCCAGCTACTTTACTTAAAATGGCACCTTCTAATATAACAACCCTGAACTCATCTTACTTCCTCCTTGGTCAGAGGAACATTGTATGGAGTGTAAAATGTGTCAACATTATAATCTTTGCTTTTGAAgagtagatttgttttttttttttataaaaaggaaaaaatgggAGAAATGATCACAgcacaaacttttattttcacttttacattCAATTTTAATTTCAGCCATTATTTTCCAGATGACAGCCACCTTTGGTCTGTTGTctaaaattaaactgaacagctttaaaattattcataattctTATTTTGGCAAGACAATTCAAACCATTCACATTTTACACTCAACACAACAGCAATCTAAGAAACCATGTGGGGATTAAAAGTTGAACACATCAGTGTGCCGCTTAACCTATCAGCTTGATTCTATGGGGGAGGACTCAAAGAACTACTggttaaaaagaagaagctcAGTAACACCTAACAGAAGTCTCACTAAGCCGTTATCGAGCTGGAGGGGAGTTCAAGCAGCCATCCTAGAGTTTATACAGGTAGCACTTCTAAGTAGTCATAATTAGAATCAAAATATACAAGTGAAAACAAGAGCCGAACACTTAAAGGACTGAACAGGTGCAAAAACAGTCAAGACTACTATGATTGTAGGGGTGTTGGAGGGGTGTGTGTCTTCCTTCAATATAAAAGCTTGGCCGATGTGTTCCAGAGCAGAGAGCCTGTCGTTTCTTAGGGTTATTTACaagaacagatgttttcagaaaaaagcTTCTGAACATGATGAACTAGACCAAATTATCACAGCTGGTTCAGGGGGGAGGGGCTACCTCCACCTGCCCAGGCTTCAGGGGGGGAGAAAATCAGTGCATTGCAGAAGGTTCAAACACTGCCtgtgactgaaaaacaaacggAAGAGTCAATCAGGAGGAGCAGAGCCAATCCCAACTCCTGAAATGAATTCGTACAGAATGTAACATTGAGTAAAAGGTACGGTGAGCCTGGCCACAGCTCCACAGAGCCTGGCTGTGTGACCAGCCGGACGCTCCTCAGTCTACCTGCAGGGAAGCGTGTGATTCCTGGGCAGAAGCGGTGTTGCTCGGAGGCAGCGCCCCGTCCGCCCTGATGCTCTGTACATGGTGGAACCAGGTCATAGATTCAGTCTAGTTCACTCAGGCCGGCCTTCCCCCTGCAGCTGGGAATGCTGCAGTGTCACATGACCTGCTCATAAGCATGGTGCCTCATGGCTCTGCAGGCACGCCTCTGATTTTATGTTTGCAAGTTAAGCTGCGCAGTAGTTTTACGTTGAACATTGAGTAGCTCTGAGATTTTCTATCTAGCAcggttcagtgtgtgtgtgtgggagcgtgtgtgtgtgtgtgtgttgggtggGGGCGGAGGTGAACACGTCTGGGTTACTGGGGAGGAGCTGGGTGAGATGAAGGGTTGGTTTTTCCAGAGTGATGGAGATGAGGGTGAAGATGACATGTGGGATCATTCAGTTTTGCTGCGTTTCATAGCTCCCGGAAGTTTCTCTTGCAGTCTGgcaaagaaaagcagaacaagAATTACTCCAGGTCAGAAAACATTAATGCATTACACAGGAAATACATGCGAGGCTAGCTGAACCTTATGAGATAAGGCCGTAAGGTAGGGGTGCATCGATCTGCTaattctgattgtttttttacctaaaaGATACTAAATATAGTGACAAAGccactgagttggcaacagtggggtgactattgttaattTCAAATGTTCAGACGTGACCTGTGGGCGGTTGGTCAGTTAggcctctcactgcagagcagaagaggactgTGGCAGATGAGATCGGTGAATAGGATTGGTTTCATTTGAAAGTATCAGTCGATTGCTGATCTCCCAAAGTTAAGGAAATCTGGACGGATTTATTGGTCAGTATAACCTACCTACATCGTTCCAGGTCCACCTTACATCTTTCTTATAGTGACAAATTGGGAAAACGTCAAAGTCTACCGTAAAAATCTTGATGTCTAAATAAACAGGAAGCAAAGCTGGGCCTCCAGtgctgttcagtttgttttcctgaATGTGTCTTCAGCTGATTCCTGATGTGAGTGACATATCACCAACATGGACAGAGAGTACATCAGTAGGTTCTAATACAAATAAATCGTTTCCTTTCACTTACTTTGCAATTGTGTTGTTGACTTGGGTACGCACAAGATCGATGTAATGATCAATCTGGGTCTGCAAGGGAAAACAAccttaagtttttttatttactttcttaaaaaacaaacagtaagaCAAATGAGATACTTCCACATGTAACTATTGAGAGTTCATTTAGGTTTTCTGAAGTGAGATTCTGTAAACTACAGGCCTATATCTAGTCTTCCTTAGTAGTTGCTAATCAAGTTTGAGCATCTATACAGTAATAACCAGTTTGAAGAGTTTCAGTCAGGTTTCATATCACTGAAACAGAACTTGTGAAAGCTACAAATGATATTCTCTTAGCCTCACATAGTGGACTTGTGTCTGTTCTGGTTTTGCTAGTTCTGAGTGTTGCTTTTGACACAGTTGATCACAATCTTCTCCTGAACATGTAGGTATGAAGGGAAGAGCACCAGGCTGGTTTAAATCCCATCTGTCCCACAGATtccagtttgttcatgtgaatgATAAATCTTCACACTCCAGGGTTACTAGTGGAGTACCACAGGGCTCTGTGCTTAGATCAATTCAGGTTCAATTCATAAATACATGGCAACTGTCCTTGCTTGTAGTACTACACATATTTTATGTGTAGTACTAGGCaccctgcagcttttagatgtgtcccttaTCAAACATACCTGAATGGCTCACTACCAGGTCTCTGTGGAGCTGAGTTACTCTTGGTGAAGGAATTCAGCCTTCTGACTCAGGCGTTTCAGACCAGGAATGGATCTTAAAGGTGCCGGGTGGTAGCGCTCCAGGACTGGACCTGAGCACTCCTGACTAACCCTAACTCATCATAGACTGACTGTGGCTGATGTTTTCATCCCAAGCTGACCAATAAAACAGCCAGCAAAGGCAAATACAAGCTAGGGCTCATTTTCCGCGATGTCTGTGCAGATGCTAATGTCCATGCGTTCTGACTCTAGAATGACATCATGCTCTCAGTAGCTGGACTGGGTCCACAGCTAGAGGGATGCAGAAAGCCTTCAGTGTCTGATGGAGGCTGGGAGTCATCCAGTGAGCTCACTGCTACTGCGTCTATCTGCTCTCAGCTGACATGACTATAGTTCGGCTTTAGGGTGGGGCTGACCTTGTTCTTCTCGTAGACTGGAGGTACGGCAAAGAGCAGGATATCCGCTggagaacagagagagagagttcaACACGAAGACAATGATTGCTGTTAAACATTGTTCGCCTTGCAACGATCTAAAACCACATTATATGTACATTATAATGGGAATATAGTTAACCTGGTGAACCACAAACaatgtgtatgtatatatgcaAGGACCTTAAAGAGAATCAGCCAGACCAAGCTcttaaattaaactaattatTGGTCACTGATCAGGGAACAGGAAAGGTTTCCATAGCGCTTACCCAGGATGAGGATGGTGATGCCATTAAAAACTGCTCCAACATAGGTCAACATCCACATGACCACAGCAAGCTGTAAAAAAACCaacccaaaaaacaaatgagaaattaaacatttaggaATCACTTTCATGTCACCTGAAGTCAGAAGCTCCTTTCCTCCCACAGCAGATTTCATTTCACAGATGTCGCCTGCTGCACTCTCATGCTGTTCCAGGCCTTTACAAAACCATCACACAGACACTTTTTACACTAGACTTAAGCTGAAGGTAAGCCAGTGGTTCCACACCTCAACACTCCCAGCACCGGCTGCCTCTGCACCTGTCTGGGAGCCACAGCTGGATGACTTGTTTGGACAAAGTCTGGGACGATTTGCCAGtatgaatgaaacaaaactgaGTGGGCTGTTCACTTACAGCCATGTTGTGTGAATATAAAAGCCAAACGCGTCTAGCTCGTTTTAATGAATTCTTGTCATACGCctaaattaataaacataatcTGAACGAGACGGACGTTTTACCACAGAAAACCTGTTTGCGTAATAATGTTAAATCTCCATTAATTACTTCCACTAACTCATCAGCAGGTATGACAAAGTAACTTGAAACAGGATGTTATATAATGATgatggaaaaatgtgtttatttcacatgaaagaaaagaaaatgtaagcaAAGAGAGGCAAAGGGCAGCTTTCCTCTGCCAGTCCCAGGCAGACCATGTCAGCTGGGAGGAGTGTGGGATGTCAGATACCTGAACTGAATCACCTGAAGGTGAGAGTGCCTCTCCCAACAGACCGATTCTGGTTTACAAAGCCGATCTACTCATCAACTGAGGTGGGGCTGGGAATGTGGATAAACCAGAGTTTCATCAGCTTCACCTACTGAGTGTCTGCTAGACCCTGCTTGGCTTAAAGCAGAGTAATATTGATACAAAATGTAGATATTCCGGCTCACTGCAGTAGATTTGCACAGTTCACGCAGAACATAGTGTCTCAGAGGGTAAAGGTCACAGGGAATGTTGGAAGCAGTAATACCATGATCCAGTTTCCTAATGTCATGCAGCCCTCCTTTAAAGTACATATTTATTGAAGCCAAAGGTTTTATGGTTTTAAGGTTTCTAGTGTTTATGGACTGCAGATGGCTGCTTTCAGGTGCTACAGTTTGAATTTACAAAACCTGACTGAAGTAAACTGTAAAATACCCTAGTTTCAGTTTATTGAACGTGGtgtactaaaataataaaatatacaaagaatAACAATAACAGTAAAGTGTATTTACATGTTATAACTGTGTTTCCAATACAAATGTGCAGAATAGGACTCAACATTCTCAGAATGTCGAAAATAtgattttgcaattgtggtgtgTGCATTAAATAGGACATGTTAAATCAAGTTAATGTGTTAATGAtcatgataagtcattaaaaccCTGGTGGCGGCGAATGTAAACGCCTGCTTGAGATATATTAAAACTAGAGCCACGGAGCCGtcgctcatcatctatcagccaatcagaggagacgccGGAGTCTTACTGAGGATTACACTGATGATCCCGTGTGCTTGGGTGTGGGTGCGGTATATTGTGGAAATTGTAGACAGTGAtttcacagcagagcaaaacTTTTTATggagaaatgtcagtttctttttgaagttgctgtgtttccattaagcaaatttaacTTTGCAAGTTACCAGACAAGatctagaaaaataataataataatttgatgtttATTAAATGAATTTCTGGACTAGTTTCATTCAACTTAGGATCTAGACGCCAACActaaatacactgctcaaaaaaataaagggaacacttaaacaacacaatataactccaagtaaatcaaacttctgtgaaatcaaactgtccacttaggaagcaacactgattgacaatcaatttcacctgctgttgtgcaaatggaatagacaacaggtggaaattattggcaattagcaagacacactcaataaaggagtggttctgcagttgggaccacagaccacttctcagtacctatgctgtctggctgatgttttggtcagttttgaatgttggtggtgctttcacactcgtggtagcatgagacggactccacaacccacacaagtggcccaggtagtgcagctcatccaggatggcacatcaatgcgagctgtggcaagaaggtttgctgtgtctgtcagcgtagtgtccagaggctggaggcgctaccaggagacaggccagtacaccaggagacgtggaggaggccgtaggagggcaacaacccagcagcaggaccgctacctccgcctttgtgcaagaaggaacaggaggagcactgccagagccctgcaaaatgacctccagcaggccacaaatgtgcatgtgtctgcacaaacggttagaaaccgactccatgaggatggtatgagggcccgacgtccacagatgggggttgtgctcacagcccaacaccgtgcaggatgcttggcatttgccagagaacaccaggattgtcAAATttgccactggcgccttgtgctcttcacagatgaaagcaggttcacactgagcacatgtgacagacgtgacagagtctggagacgccgtggagagcggtctgctgcctgcaacatccttcagcatgaccggtttggcagtgggtcagtaatggtgtggggtggcatttctttggagggccgcacagccctccatgtgctcaccagaggtagcctgactgccattaggtaccgagatgagatcctcagaccccttgtgagaccatatgctggtgcggttggccctgggttcctcctaatgcaggacaatgctagacctcatgtggctggagtgtgtcagcagttcctgcaagatgaaggtattgaagctatggactggccagcccgttccccagacctgaatccgattgagcacatctgggacatcatgtcacgctccatccaccaacgtcacgttgcaccacagactgtccaggagttggcggatgctttagtccaggtctgggaggagatccctcaggagaccatccgccacctcatcaggagcatgcccaggcgttgtagggaggtcatacaggcacgtggaggccacacacaatactgagcctcattttgacttgttttaaggacattacattaaagttggatcagcgtgtagtgttatttcactttaattttgtgtgtggctccaaatccaggcctccattggttaataaatttgatttccattgatgatttttgtgtaattttgttgtcagcacattcaactttgtacagaacaaagtattcaatgagaatatttctttcattcagatctaggatgtgttatttgagtgttccctttatttttttgagcagtgtatattggGGAAATATATTGCTCACATTGTAAAACTGGAAACATAAAAGCGCTAAAGTGTGCATCTCCACATTACCGTAACACCAACAGTCATATTCACAATGTCATGCAACATAAATAACAGCTCAACTGAAACCTGTTATCTGCCATCGTAACAGTCATCCTCGTCCTTGGAGATTTCGCTTTTGACGCAGAACTTATTCCAGTAAAATGAACTCTTGCTGAGCAACTATAAAAAGACTGCCTCTGTGAGACTGGCCTTGATGAGACAGGAGGGAAATAGATGTCTAAAAAATGAAAGGGAAACAGACAGAACCCAGGATGACAGTGGgcagtagagctgctgctgttcaccTTTAGAGAATCCACAAGGTCCTCAACCAAAAACAGGCGGCTCATCTGCTTCAGGGCTCGGTTGATGTGGGTCAGACTGGTGTCCACGTGCTTGCGGAACGTCTCGGGAGGAATGGTGACATCCTTCTCTATCAGCTCTCTGCGGAAAAATTgggaggaggaaagaaaatgagaCCACAAAATGAGGCTGAGTGTTCAAGCAGTAAAGCAACAGATATCCAGAAATAACCAGCCAGTGGTGGAAAGGGTTTACACATGTTGGCACGTTTAGCCCAAAAGCCTTGAACAGAACTACAAAATAAGGGATGTTTTAATGAACATGTTGGTAGAGGTTTGCTCCCTCTAATAACTAGAGGCagcaaatatgaagaaaatagagaaaatctCAGCAGAAGTTCGTCTAGAACAAACCATGACAGGTTTTGGTCTTACCTGAATGGGTGTCCCTCAGTAGACTTCTGCACAGCCTGGACCACAGACTTGTAGATGCGAAAGGTGATGGTGACACAGAGAAGGGCGAGCAGCATGTAGGAAACCACGCTGATGACGCTGAAGGCTGCCAGCGAGAGCAGCAGAAGCAGGGACAGGCCGAACACCACACCCGATTTCTTGGGGTCCCGCCAGTGGATCAGGTCATTAACTGTAGGAAAGTAACAGGTGGGGAGGGGGAGGAAGGGAGGGGCGTTAAACACTTTATGGTGTGACCTACTGGCCTAAAACTATTAAAGGAGGGCTATCCTGATCTGCTCTAAAACATCACATTGGGATCttgataaacacatttttcctaaaatcaaTATCAACTTCCTGACCAGTCCACACCCATTTATATACTGTGTTGATTATGTGCAAACCCTGTGAGAAATGCAGCCGCATTAGATACGACCAAGATTTGAAGATTTGTATGTAAAACTACCCTTCAATTACCCTAAACATAGCGCTACGCTAACCTTAACATACCATTACATTAAACAAACCTCTATAGTACCCTAAACATGCCATTATATTAACATAAAGATACCACTATATCACCCTAAACACACCGCTACATTACCCTAATCTAACCGCCACATTACCCTAAACATACCATTATTTTGTCCTTACCCATGTGGTTATGTTGATCTCATAAATCTGAATTTTCTCTCAACAATCCAAGTGTTTTTCACCTCACACAATGTTGTTCTGAGTGAA includes:
- the rtn3 gene encoding reticulon-3 isoform X2; the encoded protein is MDTQSSQISSSQGFTDGQNSAAKESKLSDSFLSSSPVSLIQSPQVNDLIHWRDPKKSGVVFGLSLLLLLSLAAFSVISVVSYMLLALLCVTITFRIYKSVVQAVQKSTEGHPFRELIEKDVTIPPETFRKHVDTSLTHINRALKQMSRLFLVEDLVDSLKLAVVMWMLTYVGAVFNGITILILADILLFAVPPVYEKNKTQIDHYIDLVRTQVNNTIAKLQEKLPGAMKRSKTE
- the rtn3 gene encoding reticulon-3 isoform X3, which produces MDTQSSQISSSQGFTDGQNSAAKESKLSVNDLIHWRDPKKSGVVFGLSLLLLLSLAAFSVISVVSYMLLALLCVTITFRIYKSVVQAVQKSTEGHPFRELIEKDVTIPPETFRKHVDTSLTHINRALKQMSRLFLVEDLVDSLKLAVVMWMLTYVGAVFNGITILILADILLFAVPPVYEKNKTQIDHYIDLVRTQVNNTIAKLQEKLPGAMKRSKTE